The window AAAGAAATCCAGCCAAAGTCCAAGATGCAATTAACAGATGGAAACCTTTTTATTTAACTTGATTGCAAGTTTCAACTCAACTATTTACAAGTTCTTCAGCACTTTACTCACACCTACACCCATACATATGCCTCTCACATACATATTCACACCGTTCACATTGATTACTCCACATTCACACAATTCTGGTTAGACTCTCAAACTTCATACAAATACACCACCTACACAGATATACACACGACAGTTATACACATCTCTGTCCATTCTAATGCCTACAAACCCACATCTCACATCCTTACACACAagctcccagattctatatatgatatatatatttaGGTGCAGATCCAAGATGTTGTATATCTAAATTAGTTAATGAGCTATCAATAATTATTTGAGACCTTAACAATCAACAATAGTACTTAATTGGCACAAATATGGATTTGCGTGCACATCTTCTTGCATGTTATTCTATAATACCCTGTGcctaaagtagggttaccatatggcaccAGATAAAGGAGTATTCAAATGAAAATAATCTCCCAAAGCCCCAAGAAAGAAAGAATATTGCTTCATCTCCCATTTTTCGGGTTTTGCTACTATTCAccagataaaggaggacagattgagacatctgggctttacttccattgatggAAGTAaatcccagatgtctcaatccatcctcatttttctggagccatatcatAACCCTAACCTGAAGCCTCTTGTGTGTAActgaaaaggaggcatggccaaGGAAGGGGCATGGGCATTCCAaaattttatagaatagtgcagttttatagaatagtgctattTTCAAgttgaaacagaaacatgatggcagataaaggccaaatggtctatccagtctgtccatccacagcagtggttcccaaacctgtcctggggacccccagccagtcatatattggaagtgacaggtatgcaaatctctctcatgcatattcattagggatatcttgaaaacctgactggctgggggtcccccaagacaggtttgggaaccagtgatccacagcatccactatctcatccTCCCCCTATGAGaacccacgtgtctgtcccatgcatttttgaactcagacacagtctttgtctctaccaccgaCTCGGTCggagactattccatacatctaccaccctttctgtaaaaaagtatttccttagattatcaCCGCTGAGcatcatcctatgtcctctcattctgaaatttcctttcaaatgaaactcgcctcatgcgcatttatgccacataggtacttaaacatctctatcatatctcccctctcctgtctttttccccaaagtatacatattgagttctttaagtctgtccacatacACCTTGcgacaaagaccaccaaccattttagcaaccttcctctggaccaactccatcccatatatatctttttgaaggtgcggtctccagaattgtacacaatattctaaatgaagtctcacgagagtcctatataggggcatcaatacctcctttttcctactagtcctatgcatcctagcaccCCACTAGCTATGAGTTttgtgccagcatttacaccatcAACTGGCATAAGTTCCAGCACTCAGCTTTAGGCACAGGAATCAGCTCTATTCTATATAGTATGGTCATCTTGCAGTGCCAATATTTTTTGGCAATgatttttaagctttgtttatTGAATATAGCCCCATGTACCTATGCCTCTTGCCAAACACCTCACATATTCCTTTAACTTATACACTCCACCCATTCCTCACATTCCCACTACACCTTACTCATaaatcactactactactattaattatttatttaatgctaccagatgtacgtagcgctgtacagagtcacaaagaagaatagtcccttctcgaaagagcttacaatgtaaacagccaagacagacaaacaggatgtcatggatacagttaaggggaacggttaatcagctggctgggctggagggcagaggagtagggttaaggattgtaGGCTAAATCAAaatggtgggttttcagtctgcttttaaacaaggtaaggagcttggcagacaaactcaggcaatttattccaggcataggggcagctagatgaaaggaatgaagtctggaattggcagtggagaaaaagggtacagctaagagcggcttatcagagttctctgggaggtgtgtaaggagagaaaagagatatattgaggggcagcagcagaaacacacttgtaggtcagcaataggagcttgaactgtatgtgatagcggatagggagccagtgaagtgactaaaggagaggggtgacatgagcatagcgaagttggtagaagatgagtcgtgcagcagagttttgcacagattgcaagggggagaggcgatgctgcaggagaccagttagaagtagattgcaataatctaagcatAAGGTTACAAGAGCGTGGACAAGAGTCAtctgctcagagaggaaggggcgaattttggtgatagTGAAGAGAAGTGACAGGTCAGCAGTTTTTGGATatgtgtagaaaatgagaggttggaatAAAAaaatgactccaaggttgcgagcaaaGGAGACttgaacaatgacagtattatttaccaagatggagaaaggaggaggaggagcagagggtttaggaggaaagaggagcagcacagtcttggacatattcagtttcagatgatggcaagatatccaggcggcaatgtcggcaatgtcagccaaacaagcagagactttttcttggattttaggtgaaatttcgggtgtagagaggtagatgtgggagtcatcagcatataggtgatactggaatcCATGGGAGGACATCAaggcactgagggaagaggtatagagagagaagaggtcctaagacagaaccctggagtATGCCATCTGCTAGCGagatagcagcagaagaggacccaccaacacatacactaaagccAGATCTCTTGATGTTCTCCAGTCCCTTGTGGAACTGATTCATATTAATTTTATTGTCATGATCATTTGTACATGTGTGGCCAAATACATAAAGATTTCACTTCCTCCTGCATCACAGCCATTTGTGTCAATAGAATGTTTGCCAAAGCTTCCAACACATCACTAACAGCTAACAAGGAAATGCTTCTTTCTAATTCCAGCCAATTACTACACAGGACAAGCAGGATTGGCCAATATGAGCTAAAGTGGTGAAACCTGATCTGTCAAAACACAGGCACATGAAACCAGGAGTAGCACTTCCAGGCTAATTGGTGTGGCTCTACAGTGTATATATATGGGAGGAAATCAGGTTACAGAACACAGAAgccagagagaaaagagaaacccTAAAAAACTGGAACTCTGAAGAGACTGGCGATATCATGGGTCTTCTACTGAGCAGAATCCATGAAGCTCTGACAGGTTTCTATGGCTTGAATGCTCGGATCCTGTTGCTGGGGCTGGATGCTGCTGGGAAAACTACCATCATCTATAAGCTGAAGTTAAATGAGACCGTCACTACCATCCCCACCATTGGCTTTAACGTAGAAACGGTGCAGCCGATCAAGAATGTGACCTTCACAGTCTGGGATGTGGGTGGTCAAGAAAAGATCAGAATCCTGTGGAAACACTATTTCATAAACACCGATGGACTGGTGTTTGTGGTGGACAGTTCAGATTCTGAAAGGTTCTCCGAAGCTAAAGAAGAACTGGAAGCCATCCTAGAAGATGTTGAAATGAAGCGTGTTCCCTTCGTGATCCTGGCCAACAAACAGGACCTGCCTGGAGCCAGACGACCCCAGGAACTGGTGGACGAGCTGGAACTAAGGAAGCAAAGAGGGCATGAATGGCACGTGCAGGGCTGCTGTGCCACCAGCGGGGAGGGGCTGGTGGAGGGACTGGAGAAGCTCTCTGAACTGGTGAAGCAGCGCAAGAAACCTAGAGCCTTCTAGAGAGAGGTCTGTCACTGTCAGCCGGATTTAGCACGGCCGTTTCACCGCGGGTCGTTTCATCGCATCCACACTGAATCATCTCATTCCTTGACCTGATGTCACCTCGTCCACTTCACAGATCTGGTTATCCGGTGTCAGCCAGGCTCTAAAACAACACACATTGACGTCCCCAGTAATACAAGAACCAGGGCGCCTGTCTCTCCACATTTGACCCTGACACTCCAGTCCTCTCTCTCACCAGCTTCCATCTTCAACCCCTCACTGCTCCAACCTGCGCTACGGTATTGTTGGGGCAGGTATGAGTTTGATGGGGGCGGGGGTGATCGCAGACAGGGAGGAGAGAGCGAGGGTAGAATTTTGGGAGATGTCTGGagggcatcaccccccccccccaaacactgaATCGTCCCTACTTGAGGAAGAGGTGCTGGATCACAGACGAGGGCGAAGATAGAAGTTTTGTGTGGGAGAGGGGTGAGCATGTTCATTGCGAGATATTGCATGAGCCCGATTCAGCGCTAAACTGGCCTTGATGAATCATTATCAATTACTTGTCTGTCTGAACATGTTGCTCAGATACATTAAGGCATGCCCATAAAAATACTGTACTTCACTTACAAATGTATTCAGAGTATGTTGATTTAATTATTTGTATGTGATTTCTGTCATTGTATTAAATAAGGACTTTTTAATTGTTCAATAAATGTTATTACCGGTTGGAAAGACACCACCCTTGCCTTTCTTTGTTTGACTATCCTTTTTCGAAGGTGGGGCGTTCTTCTGTTCTGCCTGATTGTATTAAATACGCGTATCTGTGCTTGTGCAGGAACTGCTACATAAGTAATGATTTCTTTGAAGCTTGTTAAATccatatagaccaggggtgtcaaagtccctccttgagggccgcaatccagtcgggttttcaggatttccccaatgaatatgcatgagatctatttgcatgcactgctttcattgtatgctaatagatctcatgcatattcaatgaatCTTGTAATATTTAAATCATATATACAGCCCCTAGTTTCCTATGGAAGCTCAGGGGTAGGTTCTGGACTTGGGGTTAGAAAAATCTGTTGATAGTTAAGACATTGTAGTACATTTGCCATAATCTGGTTTACTTAATCCAGAACACATTTTATAATCTTTGTacttttaaacattttaattgaaaaataaatgttTCTTGTGGGACAAGATCATTGTTCTCATTTCatatttctttttaacttttctgtagttTTAGGGTTCATCTCACCCCTCCTTCCCCAGCTCAGTTGCTGGGTCTCTCATCTCCAAACCCACTCCCAACTCTGGAATGCTTTCTTACCATTCTGGAGAACTCCCGTCTTCAACAGCCGGAGGGAACAAGACTTGTATTGCAACATGCTGCTGACTGATGATATCTGCTGGTACTTCACCTCATATTTTCTCCTTTTCACTTTCCATGTCATTCTTCTCTCTGCCAATGTCCTGATGTGccaagagggaaagaagtggggagtgtggtgctgtggttaaagctatagcctcagtgccctgaggctgtgggttcaaacccacgctgctccttgtgaccctgggtaagccaCTTATCACCCCAGGTAcaatagctagattgtgagcccactgggacagacagggaaaaatgcttgagtacctgaataaatgaatgcaaagcattctgagttcccctgaaAGAACCGtattgaaaattgaatgaataaagaaCAACCCCTGGCTCACTAGCAGACAGCTGTAGCGTGGCATTTTAGGTTGCATCCATTTCATCTGCCAGTCAAGTTCACTGTGGTTTTTGCATATGCTGTGGTGTCAGTGAGACTACAgggccctcctgccctttccaATTGTAGACAGAAAGTAACTAGCAGAGAAAGCAGACATGACATGAAGAGCTGCTCTCCTTCTGCCAGCAAGAGGGAACAGAACAAATTGGAAAGCACCTGCTACAAGCTTGATGGAAAGGGCATAATTCTATAAGAAGTTATCTAGTCTGTCTTAGCCTTTAAAAAAGGCGTATAAAAATTGGCCTCTTATAGAATATCAACCAATAAAAATGTTAGTGCTGTGTGTTGATGTAGTGTACTCTGCTAGTGGGCTTACACATAGGTGTAGTTTGGGTGTAGCCCTAGTGTTCACCTGTAAATTATATTGTATTCATGCATATATCTAGGTGTGGGTATTTATACCAGCTATTGTGGTGACTTGAATATATCTCTCATCCAGTCAACTATGGTGAAGagtttgtttcttttatttctactgGAAAATAGAGttggtgcccccctccccccccggccaATTTACAAAATCTAATAGTTGAGTGCTAGCTGAAGTCTTTGACAGATCATGAATTAACTGCCTCCAGTTCCGATAGCATTCAGGCCTGCTTTGCATTGCTGGAATGTTTATAAATTCgtaggggttccattccaggagcacccacaaattttgaaaaactgtgaatgcgGTTTAAGGGGCTgattggaggcaggagagggcagctggagtgctagTGGGTACTGaaaatcatttgcggtattttctgaccgtctcttcctggtactaaagtcaggctacaccaaacatcagcaactccggtcctcgagggccggaatccagtcgggttttcaggacttccccaatgaataagcatgagatctatttgcatgcactgc is drawn from Geotrypetes seraphini chromosome 3, aGeoSer1.1, whole genome shotgun sequence and contains these coding sequences:
- the LOC117357390 gene encoding ADP-ribosylation factor-like; this encodes MGLLLSRIHEALTGFYGLNARILLLGLDAAGKTTIIYKLKLNETVTTIPTIGFNVETVQPIKNVTFTVWDVGGQEKIRILWKHYFINTDGLVFVVDSSDSERFSEAKEELEAILEDVEMKRVPFVILANKQDLPGARRPQELVDELELRKQRGHEWHVQGCCATSGEGLVEGLEKLSELVKQRKKPRAF